CACCCACCGGCGGGCGGTTCAGCGATTGCCCTGTCGGTGTGACGGAACGGGAAAATTGTGACGTGAACGCCACGTTTGTCAGTGGTCTGCGCATGATGGGGAATAATGCCCAATATAATGACGATATGGCGCGGTATCTGGCTTGGTCGGGGTCATCCATCTGGAATTACGCCCCAGATGGGGAAAATATATACAACACCAACATCGGCAATGTTGGTATCGGGACCGATACACCGGCGGAACGTTTGCATGTTGTTGGTGTCTTGCGCGGGCGCAACGCATTGTCGTCCGGGTTCTGTACGGAAAATGGGGCCGATTGCATGACCACGGATGTCATTGCCGGGAATGAACCGGCCTGTCCCACTGGGCAGGTGGCAACGGGAATTGGCTTGAACAAGCTGATTTGCGCGACCGTAACGGGCAGTGTAACGACCAGCACGTGCGCATCCGGCACCAAGGCCGTTGGTTATTCGACCAAGACCGGACTGATCTGCGAATAATTCTTCTATTTTACGATTTAAAATAGCTGCGCGCGGTCTTCATATAATCCCATCCGGTAATGACGGTCAGGATTGTCGCAACCAGCAGAAGCAATAACCCTGCCTGTGCTACGCCTGTGTACAACATGCCGGGGATCAAGATGCCCAACGCAATCATCTGCACGGCGGTTTTCCATTTGGCCAGTTGCGTGACATGGACCACAACGCCCTTCGGTCCCAGAAATTCGCGCAAGCCCGCGACCAGAAATTCGCGTGTCATGATAATGATGGGCAGGGCCAGCCAGATACCGGGAATAGCCTTCGTCGCGGCCAGCATGATGAACAAGGCCGCGACCAGGATTTTATCGGCAATCGGGTCGAGGAAACGGCCAAAATCGGAATATTGATCATATTTCCGCGCGATCCACCCATCCAGCCAGTCGGTAAAGGCGCACAGCCCATACAGGACAAACGCCGTCCACACCGCCCACGCAGCCGGAACCAGCAACAGCCCCGCAATCACCGGAACCAACAGAATGCGCAAAACCGTCAGGATATTGGCGGTGTTTTTTGGAATCGTTTTCATGGGGGTGTTATAGCAGGTTATACGCGTTTCGCAATTTCTAGCGTTCAGTAAACCGGGTTGTTATGGCGTTATGGTCCGACCACGCGGTTCCCCGGTGGATAACCCGTTGGGTGGGGCTGAGGCTGGCACTAAAGAGCGTGTGGTCGATTGGGATTTTGGCGAAGCTGGGGGCGAATGTCGGCCAACTGGGTTGCTGTTGTAACCCGGGCACTTGGTAGATGAGGCCAGAAATTTGTAAAATATCACGAAAAACGGGTGCGTAGGGCGTGATGTTCCAATCACCGGCAAAGATGATGTGTTTGTCTTTTGTTTTTGAAATAAGTTTTGCGCTTTCGGTAATCTCGTAATCGCGCGTGGCTGTACGCCCCATACCCGGCGGAATAGCGTGAAGGCTGAAAATTCTGATTGGTAGGGCGAAGTTTTTTGGTCGGATATCAAAGCTAGCAACGAAGTTACTGTAAAGCGATGTAATTTCGCTGTTTGTGACCTCGTGCTTGCTCAAAATCACCATGCCGAAAGCGTGCTTGCGCGGTTCGTGAATTTGGTAAGGAAAATCCGAACGTAATGTTTCTAAACTCTCTGACAGAGCGGGGGAGGCCTCGTAAAACAGCAGGACGTCATGGTCCAGTGCATGTTTTCGAATCCATTCAATTACGCGGGTTTGGTCACCATTATTAATCTGGACATTAAACTGTAGGAGGTTGATGTGTGGCCCGTCTATGGTGGGGGAGAGGAAACGAAGCGGTTCGTTCATTGGCAGGCGCATAGCGGAAAAGCAAGCCAGTGTGATGGCAAGGGTTAGCAGTGCCGGACGAATTTTTCGTTGAATGAGCCAGAAGGCAGAGAGGGCCAGCCCAAGTAAAAAATATTGAAAGGTAAAATGGCTGAGCAGTTCAAAGTAGAACCAGAATGGGGCGAGCAGGGACAGTGCAAACAAAACAGCCAGGGCGATGGTAAATTCCCTGGCTGCTCCGATTAATGATTTTGCCCAACCAAACAGGGCCATGCTTTATGCCCGTGCGGCAGCTTTTTTCTTTTCGGCTTCCGGATCGCGCAGGACGTAGCCGCGGCCCCAGACGGTTTCGATGTAGTTATCGCCACCGGCGGCGTTGGCCAGTTTTTTGCGCAGTTTGCAGATGAACACGTCGATGATTTTCACTTCCGGTTCGTCCATACCGCCGTACAAATGGTTCAGGAACATTTCCTTGGTCAGGGTCGAGCCCTTACGCAAAGAAAGCAGTTCCAGAATGCCGTATTCCTTGCCGGTCAAATGCAGCGGCTTGCTGTCCACTTCAACCGTGCGGGTGTCCAGGTTCACTTTCACCTTGCCGGTCATAATGACGGACTGGCTGTGGCCCTGCGAACGGCGAACGATGGCTTGAATACGGGCGATCAGTTCACGTTTGTCGAACGGCTTGGTCAAATAATCATCGGCACCGAAGCCCAGTCCCTTAATCTTGTTATCCATTTCGGACAGACCGGACAGGATCAGGATCGGGGTGGTGATTTTTGCGGCGCGCAGATTTTTCAGAACATCGTAGCCGTCCATGTCGGGCAGCATCAGGTCCAGAATGATAATGTCGTAATCGTAAATCTTGCCGATCTCCAGACCGTCTTCCCCCAGATCGGTCGTGTCGACAATGTAACCTTCGGATTTCAGCATCAGTTCGATGCTTTTCGCTGTGGAGCTGTCATCTTCTACGAGCAGAACGCGCATGTTTTTTCCCCGCGGTTGGTTGGTATTCTTAAAAATGGAGGTCGCTGCAGTGGTGGGCTTTGAGATCGTTCTAATCCGCAAGCCTGCTGTGCCAGCTCCGATTAAACTTTATTAATATTAATATTAACAAATCCTGAACGGACCTGCAAATCTTTCACCCTTTTTTATGGTCGGGATGTGAGATTTGGTGCATTTTTCTCAATTTTTTCATAATGTTATGGCGGAGCGAGGGGCGCGTGAAAAAATTTGTGAAATCTTCAGCCCCGCTTTGTGCGACGCGGTGAGATGTAAGAGGATTCTTAAAGGACAGAGATTCGTTAAAACCGGGGTTGGTTAAGGTTGGGGGCGTGCACGAACGGGTTCTTCATGGCCATACCGTGCGGGTCGCACGTCCGTTGCAGGGCGAAGGCGTTAAATTTTTCGGCGATGTGGGCGGCGATGTGGTCCGTCACATTCAGGGGCGGCAATTCTGTTCCGGCCAATGGCTGGCGCGGATCGTGCCGATTAAAATCGCGAACATATCGCTGGGCCAGCAGGGTATGCGCGACCGCATAGGGCGTATCCGTATAGATGGCTCGCCCGCGCGTGATGCATTCCGACAAGATGGATTGAGATTCACCCAGCAGGATGGCGTGATCGGCCGCAGCAACCAATCCGTTATAGGGATTATATCCGTGTTCAATCGAGGTGTAGGATGGGGCAATAATGCGTATATGCTCAACGCGCCCGGTGTGGATTGCGATGCTTTTAAATCGATTTGTCAATGTCTGGTACAAATCCGGTTCGGTGCGGCGGCTGGGGCAAAAATAAACCGTGCCGTCTAGGTGGCCATGGCGTGCAAGGTCGTGAAACAAATTGTCCTGATCGCTATACTGCCACAGGCTTGTTGTAAAAATCGCGGTTAGCGGGCGGGGCAGGTCGGGGTGCCGGCAATCGAATTCTGTCTGCGCGTGTTTCAGATTGTCCGTGGTCAAATGATGGGGGACAACCCCATCCAATGCCGTCCCACGGAAAAGATCGTCTGCCATGGATGGCAGGGACGTTGGAATAAAAATGGTTGGCAAAGGGGATTGCGTAAACAGGCTTTCTTTCGCGGCATGGCCAATCACAAGGTCGGGTGCGCCATGCTGTGCCGCAAGTGTTTTGATGCGCTGGGCTGTTTCATGCGTATCTTTAAAGCAATCCTGCATCATGACGCGGTCAATCACCAGCGCGTTTCCGTTCAGACGTTCCGCAATACGTTTGGCAAGGCCAATCGCGCCATGGCTTTCGCCGCGCGTGGGGTCGTCGTTGCCGATATAGGCCCAGATGCGTGTTGTCCCATCCCTGTTACACCGAAATCCCATTGTCATGCACCGGATGGTTTGAGGTTCAGGCAACAGGGATTTTGCAAGGCCATCATCCCCGGGCGTAAGGTGCGCAGACGAGCACTGCGATCAAAGTCATTGGCGATTTTTGTGGCGATAATGTCCGATGTATCAACGGGGGCAAGGCGCGCACAATTCAAGGTCTGGTCTGGCCGTTGCTGGTGCAGATAGCGAATATATCCGGCATCGGCCAATGGTTTGTAATTTTTTTCATGGGCGGTCCGTTCCTGAGGTAACTCTTGCCAATGGATGTAAACCGGGCGGCCATTCACGATCGCTTCCGATATGATGGATTGGGATTCGCCAACCAAAACGGCGTGATCCGCCTGATCAATCAAGCCGATATAGGGGTTAAACCCTTTTTTCACCTCATCCAGTGGTGGGGCGACGATATTGAATTTTTCCTTCAATCCGCGGCGCTTCAGAATTTTGTCCAGATCATGCGTCATGCGGCTATAGAGCATCTGGTTCGTGCGCGTAGACGGGCAAAAATAAAGTGTTCCTTCGTCCCCGTTTAAGCACGTGTCGGCGATCACGCCGGCCGTGTCATCCGCACAAGACAGGCCGGCTAGAAAAAGGGCCGTGAGGGGGCGCCGGATATTACGATGACGCACCAAAAATTCCTGTCCATTCCGGGCCAGACGGTCGGGTGTTAAATGATGTGGAACGATCAGGTTTAACCCCATGCCGCTGGGCAGCATTCTTTCCGCTATAGTCGGTAAAATTGTATCGATCAGAAATGTTGGGTCGGCGTTTGTTTTATGGATGAGTTGTTCCGCCGTGTGTCCGATGACAATATCCGGGCGTCCGTCGCGCGCCATCAGGCGGGTGATTTTTTGGGCCATGGATTTTGTGTTTGGAAATGCTTTGTGCAGCATATTTTCATCGACATACAACATGCGCCCGTTCAGTTTTTCCGCAATGCGCTGTGCCAGACCGGTCGCGCCGCGGCTTTCCCCGCGCATTGGATCGTCTCCGCCGATATAGGCCCAGACCCGTATAATCCCGTCGATGTTGCATCGATAGGGGGGGGCATTGCGGACTGTGTTGTTCGGCTCTGGTGTATCCATGGTCGTTAGAGCTTTAAAACGGTTCGTATAATTTGATTCTTGAAATCATGCCCACAGCCAAAAGGCTGTTTTCTTGCCTGACTGCTGACGCTGCGGGCTTTGGCGGCCAGTTGGAAATATTCGACAATATGGTTGGCGACGGCTTCCGTGGCGTTCAGCGGTGGGTACTGTTCTTTCTGCAATGGGGCTGAATCGTCCATTTCTTCGATAATTTTTACATACCCGTGCTTTTTTAACTCCTGATAGCCAGTCCGTGCGTGATGGTCGCCCTGGCTCAGATAGATGGGACGGCCATTTGCAATCGCTTCCGACAGCATGGACACGGATTGTCCCAGAAGCACGGCGTGGTCGGCAAGGCTCAAAAGCCCCTTGTACGGATTAAATTTGCGCGCATTTTGTTCGCGGTTTGATGAAATGATGCGGACGCGATCCTGAATATTATCGTTGGCCAGTGCCTTTTTAAATGCAGAGACCAGTAAACCCTGTTGTTTTTCCGATGTGCGATGAGAGGCACAGAAATATACGATGGTTCTGTCATTGTGGCGGCACAGTTTTGACAATTTTTGAATCGCGTTTCGATGTTCGACTCTGGACGCGCTGGCCAGAAAGACGGCAATGATGGGGGCGGTCAGTTTTCTGTGGCGGCGGCGCAAATCACGTCCGGCCTCTTGTAAAAGATCCATGGTCAGATGGTGCGGTGCGATTTCTTTTAACAATGGGCTATGCAGTGTTTTTGTATGGCTTTCATTGACAGATATAACGTGCAGTGTCGGCGGTTGAGAAAGGGCACATATCGCCTCAATCGACCGCGTGCCCAGAATAATATCCGGCTGACCGTGGGTTTTGACCAGCGACGAAAGGCGTTTTCTTAAATCTTGTGTATTCGGGAATGAACGGTCGAGCATGTCCTGATCAATTTGCAAAATGTCCGCACCAAGACGTTCGGCAATGCACTGGCCGATTCCGATCGTTCCATGGGTGTCGCCGCGATGCATGTGGTCTGTGCCGATATAGACCCAAACACGTGGTTTTCCATCGGGGTTGTTTAAACGCACCGTGGCATGGCGCAGGATGGATTCGGCATAGCCCTCGCGATGGTCGCGGTCGAACCGGGCCATCATGCGCGTTAGTGCGATGGAGAGCTTCGTTTTCAATCCATTGGTGGAGGCGGAATCATTATCATTGGCCGCGCTGAGAGCGAGGCTGGCCATGGGTTTTGTCGTGTCGGCGTCCCGCACATCGCGCATAAGGCAGGGGTCCTTTATTTTAAGTTATGGAAATTTATAGCGGAAATGCCCCTGTCGTGCAAGCTTTGTGAAAAGGGCGGAAAATCGCCCCTGTCGGGCGGGTAAAACTGTGCCATAATAAGGGGATGGACCGTCTCGCCGAACAAGCCGAAGCTTCAATCTCAATCCTGCCCGACTATCAAGTCTGTGGGCGGGTGACGAAGATTCTTGGGCTTTTGGTGGAAATTGCCGGATTTGGGTCCGATCTGACCATCGGGTCGCGGGTCCGCCTGCACCCGGCGCACGCGCCATCCGTGCCGTGCGAGGTCGTGGGGTTCAAGGATGGCCGGGCGTTGCTGATGCCGTTTGGCAATCTGGACGGGATCGGCCTGGGCAATCCGGCGGAGATTGAGGGGCGCAAGCCCGTCATCTGCCCGGATGATCGGTGGCTGGGCCGCGTGATCAATGGCATGGCACAACCAATCGATGGCAAGGGGCATTTGCCGATGGGGGGGCACCCGGTGCCGTTGCGGAATACACCGCCACCGCCGCACAGCCGCCAGCGTATGGGCGAAAAACTGGATCTGGGCGTCCGTGCCGTCAATACATTCACCCCCGTCTGCCGTGGGCAGCGTATGGGGATCTTCGCGGGCTCTGGCGTTGGTAAATCGGTCCTGCTGTCGATGATGGCGCGGTATACCGAGGCCGATATTTCCGTGATCGGTCTGATCGGGGAACGGGGACGCGAGGTTCAGGAATTTTTGGAAGACGATCTGGGCCCCGATGGTCTGGCGCGATCGGTTGTGATTGTCGCCACCGGGGATGAACCCGCTTTGATGCGGCGGCAGGCGGCGTACACGACGCTGGCCGTGGCCGAATATTTCCGCAGACAGGGGAAGCAGGTTTTGTGCCTGATGGACTCCGTCACGCGTTTCGCCATGGCCCAACGTGAAATCGGGTTGAGCGCGGGTGAGCCGCCAACGTCCAAGGGCTATCCGCCAACCACGTTCGGCGAATTGGCCCGATTGCTGGAACGCGCAGGTCCGGGTGGCCCGGGTGAGGGATCGATTACCGGGTTGTTCTCGGTTCTGGTCGAAGGGGATGACACCAACGAACCAATCGCCGATGCCGTGCGTGGTATTATCGACGGCCACATCGTGATGGAGCGCGCCATTGCCGATCGCGGGCGGTATCCGGCCATTAACGTGTTGCGGTCCGTATCACGGGCCTTGCCACGGGCGCTGAACGATGAACAGAACGCCATTTTGAAACGCGCGAAGCAGGTGATTACCAGTTACGAGGATATGGCCGAGTTGATCCGCCTGGGTGCATACCGCAAGGGTACGGACCCGAAGGTGGACGAGGCGATTGATCTGTACCCGAAAATGGAAGAGTTTCTGGCGCAGAACAAAGACGATAACACCACCATCGTCGAAGGATTTGCGCGGATGCAAGAGATGTTAAATTCCGTCGCCACACCGCGCGGCCGTCGTTTTTAGAGTGGGGGTAGAGTATGGCTGATCTCAACCCCCTGATCCGCTGGCGCAAATATGTCATCGATGAAAAACAGAAAGTCCTCTCCAGCCTGTATCGTGAGGCAGAAAATCTGCAACAAAAGCGCGACAAGATGGAAGCGGATCTGGCCCATGAAAAAGAACTGGCCAGCCAGAGCGAAGTGACCGAAGCCACGACCTATTACGGGCGTTACGCCGAAGTCCAGCGCAAAAAAATCGCCCAGATGGATGGGGCCATCGCCAAGATCAACGCCCGGATTGAGCGGGCGCAGGATGAGATTCGTGCCGCCTTCGCCGATTTAAAAAAGGTGCAAATTACCCAGAAAAATCGTGAAGATCGCGAAGAGGCGGAACAAAACCGCAAGGAAACGATCATGCTGGATGAAATTGGCCTGGAAACATTTCGTCGCAATGATGAGGCGAAGGAATAGTTAGAACAAAGACCGATTTTTATCATGCGGTCCCGTTGGTTCCGGGGCTGCGCTATGTGGTGAGGGCAGGGATGCGAGTGTTTGGGTTCGCCGATCCTGAGTCGCTTCGAATAATTTTTCACCAATGAAGTTTGTGATGGTTCCGCCGCGGCGGGATGCATTTTTATCGGATATGGCATCCGTCTTGAATGGGGCGATAAAGACGGTGGCCACCACTCCGTCTTCGGTTCCGCGTAGTTCCGCGCGCGGGTTTTTAATGTCGGCGATATAATCGGGCATGTCGCTGGTGTCCATATGCCCGCCATGCAGGGCGATAAAATCATCAACCCGCACGACGTTCAGGGCCTGAACACCGGTTTGAATGTTTTGGTAAACATTCATCATGTTTTGGTTGGTGATGATCTGTGGCGGGGCATTGTCGCGTGGGATCACGGGTTGGATCAGGACACGAAATTCACCGCCACCCATATGGGCCAGAACGAAATTTTCATCGGCAATCCCTTCCTTGTGCAGGGCGGCGCCAATGATGTGCTGGGCCTGATAATGCAGGACGGAATTGCTGACCTCATGCCCCAATGTTTCATTCAAGCCGGCCAGATTGTGAAAGCTGACCCCCATGGTCATGGGTGGTTCATTGTGCCCGGTGCGCGCGTTGATATCGTCAATCACGCGCAGGGCCGCCCCGGCCATGGCCGGGAAATCACGCGCGATCAATGTGCCACTGGCAAAATCGGTTGAGGGGAATTTTGTGACCTTGGCGCTGAGTAACCGTTCCTGATCCCGCGTCAGGGTCAGTCCTTGATCCTTCATGGCGGTCAATAAATGATCGTGGAATGATGTTTCAATCTGTTTCAGGGTCAGGAAATGATCCGGTTTTAATTTTGTGGCCAGCGATTCCAGTGACGGTATCGTATTGATGTCCAATTTTATATCAACGTGCTTTTGATATAAATCCGCCATGGCCGCCATAACATGGGTGTAATGGTCGGCGGCGATATCTGGGTCGGTGTAAAGATTGGGGTCCATACTGCCCGATGGTTTCAGGGCGTTCAGAGCCGGATTGTTCAGGCGGTTTTGCCCCAATTCCGTTTTGGTGCGTTGAATATCATGGTCGGCGGCTTTAATGACTTCGCTATAGGCATTGTGCCCATTGGCTTTCAATTCAAAGATGGTTGCGCAAGCCCCGAACCCGTTGGATCGATCATCCAACGGGCGTTTGGAATGGATATGATCGTGCAATCCTGCGCGGGCGGTGACCTGTTCAATTTGATCATGCACATCGTTGAGCATGGCGCGGGCTTCATCTGCCGGTAATCCGGGCAGGACAATCCGCACTTCATCCCCGCCCGTGCGCAGGGGGATCATGGCGACATCAGCACGGTCACCGATATGATTTTGCACCGTATTCGTAATGGTTTGTGCGACGATCAGGGAAATATAATCCGTCATGTTCATGGCGTCGCGCATGACGCTGTCAGGGCTGCGTCCTTCGGCGGTGCCGATCAGGCGGGCAAAATGTTCGTTCGTGCCGCGCATATTGCTGTAATCAATTTCCATCACGCTGACGGGCTGGCCCGTTGTTTGTTCGTACAGGGCGGCCAACCCCATGACCAAGGGCACTTTGGTTTTTTGCTGGTACCCCGTCAATTGGTCGGGGATCATATCATCGGCGGCATAACGATCGGCGGCGGCAATTGCGGATTCCGGCATGTCGGGTTGCAATGTGCGGATCAAATCGTTTTCAAGATCCTGTGGGTCGCGATACCCGTTGTCGATATACAATGTGCGGATATGGTCCAACACCATATTGATGTCGGTGGCGGTGACGAACACGCCGCTCTTGCGGTTTAAATCGGGGATCAAATCGGGCGAAGGTTTTTTCTTTCCGGTCGCGGCGGCGGCCAGATTAATCAAATAACTCTGCACCTCCTGCGCGTGGGGCAGGGCGGCCAGCGATTCAATAACGACATGTCCGGTGGCCATAAACGGCGCCTCCCGTCTGATTCACGCGTATCCTATGCGGAAAAGGCTTAAAAACCATTAAGAAATGGGGAATCAGGCGGATTCCTGCACTTCTGCACGGCGAACATCGACGCGCACCCAATCTTCGGACCGGGATTGGAAGCCCAACGCCCCCTTCATTCCGGCGTTTTCCAGGGCGGCGACATACAGGCCTTTCATATGGGCCTGCATCGACGGGCTGAAGGATTTTTCCCGGGTGCGCAGGATCAAATCGAGCCGTTTGTCCTTCATCAATCCATCAATCTGCAGATCGCCCATACGGTCGAGATTCAGGTCGAAAATGAACCGGGTGCTGTCGCCTTTTTTTGCATCGGAATTTTCTTCATCCTGATCGCTGTGCTGGCGACGATAGAACATATGGATTTTGTGAATGTCGTTTTGCCACATCATGGGCAGGGTCAGGGCTTTCCAATCCTGTGTCACGGGTTCGGCATCGGTTTTTTGTAATCCGGCAATATCGCGTCCCATGCGGGTCAAAGCCTGCATCCCGCGAGAGTCGCGGCGCAGGGCACTGATGGCATCATCACCCAGCCATCCTGCCACATCGTTGGCGCGAATGGCGGCGAACAGGAACATCATTGCGGCCCCGGCCTGTGATGGTGATGCCGCGTTTGGAATCATCCGGGCCGTGGCGGCGGCGACCTGTGGCGCGGTTACCGACAGGGTCTGGATCATGTCGTCCATAGCGGGCCAGTCCCAATCGGCGAATAAAATGGATGGCGGTGTCAGGCTGGCCATGCCGGGCATAACGGGTGCCGTAGAGGTTGGTACGCCGGGCACAGGCAGGGATGATCCATCCGGGGCCACACCGGGCAGCGGTACAGGCACCGAACGCGGCAATAAATCCAGCGTCATACCGGTCATCGGGGCATCCCCTGCCCATTGGATGACAAACAATTGGTTGGAGGCAATCAATGGCGCATGCACCACGGCCACGGGATTATTTTGCGTTGGCATGTGGCCGATAATGGTGGCCTGTGTCGTGATGGGATTGGGGTTGTTCAACACCGGGACCGTCACATCTGGTGTAATGATCGACTGCGTTGATTGCGTGGGGGACAGGCGGACAATCCCTTCACCCGGATGAATGGCGGTGATGCGCGCATCCAGCGTGTGCGGGCGCAGGGCCGGGCCTGCGGGCGCGGTTTGTCCCTGCGGTGTGATCGAATTGGGAGCCACGGGCATAGCCTGAAGTATTGGCGTTTGGATCAGCGTGGTCGGCAGTGGGGCGGGTAAGGGCGCTGGCCATAGGGCCCCTTGCGGCAAGGCGGTCATGGCCATATCGGGCATGGTGGCGGGCGTTGTGATTGCGGGCGTTACCGTCGGGACAGCGTAAAAGCCGGGCGATGTCGCCGCGGGTGCCGGGCGTGACAGCGCCACAGGGGCGTCCCTCAGTGGCGGTAATGTGGTAACAGTTGCGGGTGAAACGGATTTGATGGCGGCCGGTTTTGTTGCGGGAAACGCGGGAACCAATGTCTGCGCAACATCCTTCGCAATGTCCTGCGGCACGACGCTTGCGCGAATAACGGACGTGGGGATTGTGACATCCTCGGCTACGGGAAGAACGATGTCGTGCAATTGTGCTGCGGGCAGGGGCACCAAACGGATAATCACATCCGGTTGTAACGGTGCGGGTGCTGGCGTTACGACTGGGCGCGGTTGTTGTGTTTGCGCCAGCGCTTCGCTTAATTCCGGCGGCAATGACGGGCGCGTGATAATTGGGGCTGTTGGGGCGGGGCGTGGTTTGTCATCCACGGACGCATTATTATTCCCGCTGGATGATGCGGGATCTGTTGCGGGTTTTGTGATGGTTGTTTGCGGTGTGTCCGGTTTCGGGGCCGATGTCGATG
The window above is part of the Micavibrio aeruginosavorus ARL-13 genome. Proteins encoded here:
- a CDS encoding GGDEF domain-containing protein; this translates as MATGHVVIESLAALPHAQEVQSYLINLAAAATGKKKPSPDLIPDLNRKSGVFVTATDINMVLDHIRTLYIDNGYRDPQDLENDLIRTLQPDMPESAIAAADRYAADDMIPDQLTGYQQKTKVPLVMGLAALYEQTTGQPVSVMEIDYSNMRGTNEHFARLIGTAEGRSPDSVMRDAMNMTDYISLIVAQTITNTVQNHIGDRADVAMIPLRTGGDEVRIVLPGLPADEARAMLNDVHDQIEQVTARAGLHDHIHSKRPLDDRSNGFGACATIFELKANGHNAYSEVIKAADHDIQRTKTELGQNRLNNPALNALKPSGSMDPNLYTDPDIAADHYTHVMAAMADLYQKHVDIKLDINTIPSLESLATKLKPDHFLTLKQIETSFHDHLLTAMKDQGLTLTRDQERLLSAKVTKFPSTDFASGTLIARDFPAMAGAALRVIDDINARTGHNEPPMTMGVSFHNLAGLNETLGHEVSNSVLHYQAQHIIGAALHKEGIADENFVLAHMGGGEFRVLIQPVIPRDNAPPQIITNQNMMNVYQNIQTGVQALNVVRVDDFIALHGGHMDTSDMPDYIADIKNPRAELRGTEDGVVATVFIAPFKTDAISDKNASRRGGTITNFIGEKLFEATQDRRTQTLASLPSPHSAAPEPTGPHDKNRSLF